CGATACGGTCATCAGGAACGGCTAGATGCTTAGGAGCAAGCTCCTCCATATAAGAGATTACGGTTTGTCCTTTTGCATACATGTGAGCACCTCCTCAATTCGTTTCAATTCCTGCTGGAGCTCCTCTGCCTTCTCTTTTGCTTCAGGAAGATCAGATTTAGATAAGGAAGTCAGCACCTTTTGGATCTTATCTATTTCGAGCTCCCATTTTTTAACGAATACAGATCCACCTTGCTCTACCAGGAATGGCCCCATCTTGAGCAGTTCGTTTGAAGTCAGCTCAATCTCATGGTCAGCTGTTCCGATCAGCTTCGGCTCATATACTTCATCATTTGAGATGTGGCTGAAATACCCGGGTACAGCTGCAATGACTTCATAGATTTTGCCGTCTTCCTCAATAATTCGTTCTGCTTCAATGACGTAGTCATTATCGAACAGCCATCTTCGCAAAATATCTTCAC
This sequence is a window from Paenibacillus urinalis. Protein-coding genes within it:
- a CDS encoding tRNA (adenine(22)-N(1))-methyltransferase, yielding MLKLSKRLQLLHDLMDPGRNLADIGSDHALLPVACIQSGQAATAIAGELNEGPYEAAKRQVASSGLQAKIEVRRGDGLDVIEAGEVDTITIAGMGGALIANILERGKPKLKGVTRLILQPNVGEDILRRWLFDNDYVIEAERIIEEDGKIYEVIAAVPGYFSHISNDEVYEPKLIGTADHEIELTSNELLKMGPFLVEQGGSVFVKKWELEIDKIQKVLTSLSKSDLPEAKEKAEELQQELKRIEEVLTCMQKDKP